A single genomic interval of Epinephelus fuscoguttatus linkage group LG22, E.fuscoguttatus.final_Chr_v1 harbors:
- the nudt4b gene encoding diphosphoinositol polyphosphate phosphohydrolase NUDT4B translates to MKLKPNQTRTYDGEGFKKRAACLCFKNEREEEVLLVSSSRHPDQWIVPGGGMEPEEEPCGAAVREVFEEAGVKGKLGRLLGVFEQNQDRKHRTYVYVLTVTETLEAWEDSVNIGRKREWFTVDEAIKVLQSHKPVHAEYLRRLQLNCSPTNGNSILPSPPPNDNYPHYSATATTPSTGNVLGSSCR, encoded by the exons ATGAAGCTCAAACCGAACCAGACCAGGACATACGATGGCGAGGGCTTCAAGAAACGAGCAGCGTGTCTGTGCTTCAAGAATGAACGTGAAGAGGAG GTTCTGCTGGTCAGCAGCAGTCGGCACCCCGACCAGTGGATCGTCCCCGGAGGTGGGATGGAGCCAGAGGAAGAGCCATGTGGTGCCGCAGTGCGAGAGGTGTTTGAGGAG GCCGGTGTGAAGGGCAAGCTAGGACGTCTGCTCGGCGTGTTTGAG CAAAACCAGGATCGGAAGCACCGGACGTATGTGTATGTCTTGACCgtcacagaaacactggagGCCTGGGAAGACTCCGTCAACATAG GTCGTAAGCGGGAGTGGTTCACCGTGGACGAGGCCATCAAAGTGCTGCAGAGCCACAAACCCGTCCACGCTGAGTACTTGCGGAGGCTCCAGCTCAACTGCTCCCCAACCAACGGAAACTCCATCCTCCCGAGCCCACCGCCAAACGACAACTACCCACACTACAGCGCCACCGCCACCACACCCTCAACGGGCAACGTGCTGGGCTCCTCCTGCAGATAG
- the pkp2 gene encoding plakophilin-2 has product MQEMFFKSALPAQDSFMLEDTSLALPAEPTPRSSTWVTSNDRSVRVQQQVQLTLARKAKRAMSNGSVHLQRNTAKSFDATDGLFPNMTMNGLGLTDRSLSSNHLRRPSRRVEVSPPPSPEFHRSRFNPSSLRYSTYTHPGPSQSHRVGTLLDHSFAADSFRRYAFSEAPCGTRPLASTSAYGNIRQKSLRQTAAPPPPPVFANAAFQQSVEYGSGWGRNQSIVKKERHTVQRQSGEMILGAVQPDDGLSWLAQVRREGQGLHRLNSYPPSVTSVEVDMGKQMEVESPIQHINTQNVMTLKSENKPPEMTIERAVNLLTQDNEDMLICAASHIQNQCFKSADAKKMVYYLRGIAKLLQLLDNDNEEVQRAAAGALRNVVYQNSENKMEVKENDGLATILHALKSSRDVETRRHLTGLLWNLSSHDLLKERLSKEALFVLTQSVLVPSSGISEGENPKDELLADADSFHNATGCLRNLSSAGPDGRKAMRECENFIDSLVYYIRGAIADYKTDDKSTENCVCILHNLSYQIEAELPMKYATDLRESRQNLAPKQKAVGCFAHRSAKITEHLERQCPLLEEKSNPHGIEWLWSSITIRMYLSLMARSVRHYTQEAAMGALQNITAGNGAVSEAIAFTIVQRENGLQHVKKMLEEGESDVKRTAVSLIKNLSRYQELHPDIVKQVLPELVWLLPNNDTGTDQPTEVTASLCQILTNLSQSDKQHVRTIVNHGALPKIINISSKDNGYGPTRAGQAACVLLHTMWKHTDLHGAYKKCGYRKSDFINARTTKAVNSG; this is encoded by the exons ATGCAGGAGATGTTCTTTAAATCCGCGCTGCCTGCGCAGGACTCGTTCATGCTGGAGGACACCAGTCTGGCTCTGCCTGCCGAGCCGACTCCCAGGTCCTCGACGTGGGTGACTTCCAACGACCGGAGTGTGCGTGTTCAGCAGCAGGTTCAGCTCACACTGGCACGGAAGGCAAAGAGAGCTATGTCAAATG GTAGTGTCCATTTACAGAGAAACACCGCAAAGAGCTTTGATGCTACAGATGGACTTTTCCCAAACATGACG ATGAATGGACTGGGCCTCACTGACCGCTCTCTATCAAGCAACCATTTGCGGAGACCATCCAGGAGGGTGGAAGTGAGTCCACCACCGAGCCCAGAGTTTCATCGCAGTCGCTTCAATCCCAGTAGCCTCCGTTACAGCACGTACACCCATCCAGGACCCAGTCAGTCTCACAGGGTGGGCACTCTGCTGGACCACTCATTTGCCGCTGATTCATTTCGTCGCTACGCCTTCTCAGAGGCACCCTGTGGCACGCGGCCGCTTGCATCCACATCTGCATACGGGAACATACGCCAGAAGTcactcagacagacagcagcgCCACCACCACCGCCTGTGTTTGCAAATGCAGCATTTCAGCAAAGCGTTGAGTATGGCTCTGGATGGGGACGTAACCAAAGTATTGTCAAAAAGGAGAGACACACTGTGCAGAGACAAAGTGGTGAGATGATACTTGGTGCTGTCCAGCCTGATGACGGCTTGTCCTGGTTGGCTCAGGTCAGGAGGGAGGGTCAGGGGCTCCACAGACTGAACTCATACCCACCCTCGGTCACGAGTGTGGAGGTGGACATGGGGAAGCAGATGGAAGTGGAATCACCTATCcagcatataaacacacagaacgTCATGACACT GAAGTCAGAGAACAAGCCTCCAGAGATGACAATAGAGAGGGCTGTGAACCTGTTGACCCAGGATAACGAGGATATGCTGATCTGTGCAGCCAGCCACATACAGAATCAATGTTTCAAGAGTGCCGATGCGAAGAAGATG GTGTACTATCTCCGTGGGATTGCAAAGCTCCTGCAGCTCTTGGACAATGACAATGAGGAGGTGCAGCGTGCTGCCGCCGGGGCTCTACGTAATGTCGTTTACCAGAACAGTGAAAACAAGATGGAGGTGAAGGAAAATGATGGCCTGGCCACTATTTTGCATGCACTGAAGAGCAGCCGAGATGTTGAGACAAGACGGCACCTTACTG GTCTTTTGTGGAATCTCTCCTCTCATGACCTTCTGAAGGAGCGTCTCTCCAAAGAGGCCTTGTTTGTCCTCACCCAGTCAGTCCTGGTACCCAGTTCTGGCATCTCTGAAGGGGAGAACCCAAAAGATGAGCTCCTCGCTGATGCTGACTCTTTCCACAATGCTACAGGCTGCCTGCG AAACCTGAGCTCCGCTGGTCCAGATGGCAGGAAAGCAATGAGGGAGTGTGAGAATTTTATTGACTCTCTGGTCTACTACATCCGGGGTGCCATAGCTGACTACAAGACAGATGACAAG TCCACAGAGAACTGCGTCTGCATCCTGCACAACCTGTCTTATCAGATAGAAGCAGAGCTTCCCATGAAATACGCCACAGATCTCAGAGAATCTCGACAAAACTTGGCTCCCAAGCAAAAGGCTGTCGGCTGCTTTGCTCATCGCAGTGCCAAGATCACAGAG CATTTGGAGCGACAGTGCCCCCTGCTGGAGGAGAAGTCAAACCCCCATGGTATAGAGTGGCTGTGGAGCTCCATCACTATCCGGATGTATCTGTCACTGATGGCCCGCAGTGTGCGTCACTACACCCAGGAGGCCGCCATGGGAGCCCTGCAGAACATCACGGCTGGGAACGGAGCA GTGAGTGAAGCCATCGCCTTCACTATTGTTCAACGGGAAAATGGCCTTCAGCACGTCAAGAAGATGTtagaggagggagagagtgatGTGAAGAGGACGGCCGTATCGCTAATAAAAAACCTTTCGCGCTATCAGGAACTGCACCCTGACATCG TGAAACAGGTGTTGCCAGAGTTGGTATGGCTGTTGCCCAACAACGACACCGGCACCGACCAGCCCACAGAGGTGACGGCTTCTCTGTGTCAAATCCTCACTAACCTGAGTCAGAGCGACAAACAGCACGTCAGGACCATCGTCAACCATGGAGCCCTCCCGAAGATCATCAACATCAGCAGCAAGGACAACGG TTATGGACCAACCAGAGCGGGTCAGGCAGCGTGCGTCCTGCTGCACACCATGTGGAAACACACAGATCTCCATGGGGCCTACAAGAAG TGTGGCTACAGGAAGTCTGATTTCATCAATGCCAGGACAACAAAGGCTGTGAACTCTGGGTGA